The Tripterygium wilfordii isolate XIE 37 chromosome 4, ASM1340144v1, whole genome shotgun sequence genome has a window encoding:
- the LOC119996023 gene encoding uncharacterized protein LOC119996023: MENIIGSSHGAEIPKKSRSLDLKSLYKSKDTKDAENKSAKRKGIVHHGSDGGKSNKRKKSNGSKSLDEVYNGSVSLGQRESKNPNLGSTKKLKNGSDISRIPFSLDDTIARIPKRKRDFVGRSKFESSGQPLKLFGQSSNKLDLVGHTEKVSEDDFSSHAEKINGDDLGYAVESSKVNKIEDFDDFKEDRNSESSSAQHLKKEHGRLDHSLINNGDLSLKKSRKSRRKREVLDLHTKSATKEAEPIVGTCTNELQDDDEENLEENAARMLSSRFDPSCTGFSSNSRVSVSPPANGLSFLLSSRQDFVTRGAKYFSGSESASIDTTGRMLRPRKQEKENGHSRKRRHYYEIFSREMDAHWVLKRKIKVFWPLDQSWYYGLVNDYDEERKLHHVKYDDRDEEWISLQNERFKLLLLPGEVPSMEEWKRSALEGEHPDDGKLRLKPSKDKEKKDLAAEDDDYIGGCMDTEPIISWLARSSRRVKSSPFYALKKQKTTGDLSSTSVADEAVGTCDDGGTLNGHKIGLSNGSSLLDRLGNTSDTSCFSRDNKFTIVYFRRRFRKTNNVPCHASSANSVSGAFESVSALATVDEFKAFENDISIQRLDPDDALSPIENVLSFKLTIPSIESAQLRFEFDFPVLSVLNHSFGAENAWLFRAMLLLQYGTVMATWPRVHLEIVVVDNVVGLRFLLFEGCLGQAVAFVFQLLTMFHQPDESGKYAYLQLPVTSVRFKFSCIQRLRKHLVFAFYKFSEVKKSKWAFLDRELKRHCLLTRQLPLSECTYDNIKALQDGNQLLSCSTCKNSALFEGLRRRSRIAMKLIGISRESASGDASHFSDLDKKNSFFPAFALCFTAAPTFFLSLHLKLIMEQSMTHISFRDHDSDDGSTLEDCFNKCLESPLEYMLRAPLIEHVCSGCLSGTNSVLNVADLSASSQIKLSSEYNQNDGPNFAGSVSSDNPEKVGYDSIHLEKYQSNSSVKEHYDLSSSPLVDRNKLDNGSHSLLKDITVEIPSRTQFEKHVEQETGCAQQSSDLPWHMNGSVISSPNPTAPRSNWHRHQSSSSFGYLAHGQSDGKADLFHGNFGNGPKKPRTRVSYTLPFGSFEYGSKDKSLSQKGLPHKRIRKASEKRSSDGVRVLQRNLELSCEANVLITLGDRGCRECGAQVVLELFDRSEWKLAIKVSGATKYSYKAHQFLQPGSTNRFTHAMMWKGGKDWILEFPDRSQWSRFKEMHEECYNRNIRAASVKNIPIPGVRLIEEHDENGTEVTFFRSSKYYRQVETDIEMALNRSRVLYDMDSDDEQWIFKYRSSSVTESSGLWKISEEMFEKIMDMFEKAAYVEQCDHFSSDEVEGLMAGVGPMGAIKSIHEHWRQKRQRKGMPLIRHLQSPLWERYQDQVREWELATSKGNTTLANGCMDKVIAVEKPSMFAFCLKPRGLEVPNKGSKQRTQRKISLAAQSNTIVDHDGLHSYGRRLNGFYLGDNKFLYAGLNYESLDDSPLPQTSPRVFSPGDPNSMGYFSMGSDGIDKFHYPKLKKSKSRKFRMYESPKDSQIEASYSPRVTGKRNGVRPLNLGFSHWPTQRHYHPDFPLRQGLEQLDGSELDEFRLRDASGAAQHARNMAKLKREKAQRLHYGADMAIQKAVVALMTADAIKASFENLNGDGWSD; encoded by the exons ATGGAAAATATAATAGGAAGCTCTCATGGTGCGGAAATTCCTAAGAAATCAAGATCATTGGATCTTAAGAGCCTGTACAAATCTAAGGACACAAAGGATGCTGAGAACAAGAGTGCCAAACGAAAGGGCATTGTACATCATGGCAGTGATGGCGGGAAGAGCAACAAGAGGAAGAAGAGTAATGGCAGCAAGAGTTTGGATGAAGTGTACAATGGTAGTGTGAGTTTGGGGCAACGCGAGTCCAAGAACCCGAACTTGGGGTCAACTAAGAAACTAAAAAATGGTAGTGATATTAGCAGGATCCCATTTAGTTTGGATGATACGATTGCTAGAATCCCAAAGCGTAAACGCGACTTTGTGGGGCGAAGCAAATTTGAGAGCAGTGGTCAACCATTGAAACTATTTGGGCAGTCCAGTAATAAATTGGACCTTGTTGGTCATACAGAGAAGGTTAGTGAGGATGATTTCTCCAGTCATGCAGAAAAGATTAATGGTGATGATTTAGGCTATGCTGTTGAATCCTCAAAGGTTAATAAGATTGaggattttgatgattttaagGAAGATAGAAATAGTGAATCAAGTTCAGCTCAGCATTTGAAGAAGGAACATGGACGGCTGGATCATTCATTAATAAACAATGGTGATTTATCattgaagaaatcaaggaaGAGCCGTAGGAAAAGGGAGGTTCTGGACCTGCATACTAAAAGTGCCACAAAGGAGGCTGAGCCTATTGTTGGGACTTGTACTAATGAGTTGCAAGATGATGATGAGGAGAACCTTGAAGAGAATGCAGCAAGGATGCTTTCGTCGCGGTtcgatccaagttgtactgggTTTTCTTCTAACAGCAGAGTGTCTGTTTCTCCACCAGCTAATGGATTATCATTTTTGTTATCTTCTCGTCAGGATTTTGTTACGCGTGGAGCCAAGTATTTTTCTGGTTCTGAGTCTGCATCTATTGATACTACTGGCAGGATGTTGAGACCGAGGAAGCAGGAAAAAGAGAATGGTCACTCAAGGAAGAGGCGccattattatgaaattttCTCTCGGGAAATGGATGCACATTGGGTATTGAAACGGAAAATCAAGGTATTTTGGCCCCTGGACCAGAGTTGGTATTATGGTCTTGTGAATGATTATGATGAAGAAAGAAAGCTTCATCATGTTAAATACGATGATCGTGACGAGGAGTGGATTAGCCTTCAAAATGAGAGATTTAAACTTTTGTTGCTTCCCGGTGAAGTTCCTTCCATGGAGGAGTGGAAAAGATCTGCTTTAGAAGGTGAGCATCCTGATGATGGGAAGTTACGGTTGAAGCCCAGcaaagataaagaaaagaaagatttggCTGCTGAAGATGATGATTATATTGGTGGCTGTATGGATACGGAGCCCATAATCTCCTGGTTGGCTCGATCTTCTCGTCGGGTCAAATCTTCACCTTTTTATGCCTTGAAGAAACAGAAGACAACTGGTGATCTATCTTCAACATCTGTGGCTGATGAAGCTGTGGGTACATGTGATGATGGAGGCACCTTGAATGGGCACAAAATTGGTTTATCTAATGGATCTTCATTGCTAGACAGGTTAGGGAATACCTCAGATACCTCATGTTTCTCCAGAGACAACAAATTTACCATTGTTTACTTTAGAAGGCGGTTTCGCAAAACGAACAATGTGCCGTGCCATGCTTCTTCAGCAAATAGTGTTTCTGGAGCATTTGAATCTGTTTCTGCTCTTGCCACTGTTGATGAGTTCAAGGcttttgaaaatgatatatcTATCCAAAGGTTGGATCCTGATGATGCTTTGTCACCCATCGAGAATGTATTATCTTTTAAGTTAACCATTCCATCGATAGAATCCGCACAGTTGAGGTTTGAGTTTGATTTCCCTGTGCTTTCAGTCCTGAACCACTCATTTGGGGCAGAGAATGCTTGGTTGTTTCGTGCTATGTTACTGCTACAGTATGGTACAGTAATGGCTACATGGCCAAGGGTTCACTTGGagattgttgttgttgataaTGTGGTCGGGTTGAGGTTTCTCTTGTTTGAAGGTTGTTTGGGGCAGGCTGTTGCATTTGTTTTCCAGCTCTTAACTATGTTTCATCAACCTGATGAGTCGGGAAAGTATGCTTATCTGCAGTTACCTGTAACTTCTGTCAGGTTCAAATTTTCTTGCATTCAGCGCCTTAGAAAGCATCTTGTATTTGCATTTTACAAATTCTCTGAAGTGAAGAAATCAAAGTGGGCGTTTCTTGACCGTGAGCTTAAAAGGCATTGCTTGCTCACTAGGCAGCTTCCTTTGTCAGAGTGCACTTATGATAACATTAAGGCACTACAAGATGGAAATCAATTACTCAGTTGTTCTACTTGCAAGAATTCTGCATTATTTGAG GGATTGAGGAGGAGGTCAAGGATTGCTATGAAACTAATTGGTATCTCTCGAGAATCCGCCTCTGGGGATGCCAGCCACTTTTCTGATTTGGACAAGAAGAATAGTTTCTTTCCTGCATTTGCACTTTGTTTCACTGCTGCACCGACTTTCTTTCTTAGTTTGCATTTAAAGCTGATTATGGAACAAAGCATGACTCATATCAGCTTTCGGGACCATGATTCAGATGATGGCTCTACTTTGGAGGACTGCTTCAACAAATGTTTAGAGAGTCCTCTTGAATATATGTTGAGGGCTCCATTAATTGAGCATGTTTGTAGTGGATGCTTGTCTGGTACAAATTCAGTTTTGAATGTTGCTGATCTCTCTGCTTCCAGTCAAATAAAGTTGTCTTCAGAGTACAATCAGAATGATGGTCCAAATTTTGCTGGTTCTGTGAGCTCCGACAATCCTGAGAAAGTTGGCTATGATTCTATCCATTTAGAGAAGTATCAAAGCAACAGCTCAGTGAAGGAACATTATGATTTGTCATCAAGTCCATTAGTTGATAGAAATAAGTTGGATAATGGATCTCATTCCCTTCTGAAGGATATCACGGTTGAAATTCCCTCACGTACTCAGTTTGAAAAGCATGTTGAGCAGGAAACCGGTTGTGCTCAACAGTCCAGTGATTTACCGTGGCATATGAATGGTAGTGTTATCTCCAGCCCAAACCCGACTGCTCCCAGAAGTAACTGGCATCGGCACCAAAGTAGTTCTTCATTTGGGTACCTTGCACACGGACAGTCAGATGGAAAGGCTGATCTTTTCCATGGTAATTTTGGGAATGGACCGAAGAAGCCACGAACTCGGGTTTCGTACACACTGCCTTTTGGAAGTTTTGAATATGGATCAAAGGATAAAAGCCTTTCCCAGAAAGGTCTTCCTCACAAACGAATTAGAAAGGCTAGTGAAAAGAGGTCATCAGATGGTGTTAGAGTATTGCAAAGGAATTTGGAGTTATCTTGTGAAGCAAATGTGTTAATCACCCTTGGAGATCGAGGGTGCAGAGAATGTGGGGCACAGGTGGTACTGGAGCTTTTCGATCGTAGTGAATGGAAGCTTGCAATAAAAGTTTCAGGGGCTACAAAGTATTCATACAAGGCACATCAATTTCTGCAGCCTGGTTCCACAAACCGATTCACACATGCTATGATGTGGAAAGGTGGAAAGGATTGGATTCTGGAGTTCCCTGATAGGAGCCAATGGAGTCGTTTCAAAGAGATGCATGAAGAATGCTATAATAGGAACATTCGTGCTGCTTCAGTAAAAAATATTCCTATACCTGGTGTTCGCTTGATAGAAGAACATGACGAAAATGGAACAGAAGTCACCTTTTTTCGAAGTTCTAAGTATTATCGGCAGGTTGAAACAGATATTGAGATGGCTTTGAATCGGTCACGTGTCTTATATGACATGGATAGTGATGATGAGCAGTGGATATTTAAATATCGAAGTTCTTCAGTAACTGAAAGCAGTGGCTTGTGGAAGATTTCTGAGGAAATGTTTGAGAAGATAATGGACATGTTTGAGAAGGCTGCGTATGTGGAGCAGTGTGATCACTTCTCATCCGATGAAGTAGAAGGTCTTATGGCTGGAGTTGGGCCCATGGGAGCAATCAAAAGCATTCATGAGCATTGGCGGCAGAAGAGGCAGAGGAAAGGAATGCCTTTAATCCGCCATCTTCAG TCGCCACTATGGGAAAGATATCAAGACCAAGTGAGAGAGTGGGAGCTAGCAACATCCAAAGGCAATACAACACTCGCAAATGGGTGCATGGACAAAGTTATTGCTGTTGAGAAGCCGTCTATGTTTGCTTTCTGCTTGAAACCACGGGGCTTGGAAGTCCCAAATAAGGGTTCAAAACAAAGGACACAGAGGAAAATTTCTCTTGCTGCGCAAAGTAATACCATCGTAGATCATGATGGTTTGCATTCTTATG GACGAAGATTAAATGGTTTTTATCTTGGGGACAACAAATTTCTGTACGCCGGCCTCAACTATGAATCTTTGGATGATTCTCCCTTGCCTCAGACGTCCCCAAGGGTATTCTCACCAGGGGATCCAAATAGTATGGGATACTTTTCAATGGGAAGTGATGGGATTGATAAGTTTCACTACCCAAAACTTAAAAAGAGTAAGTCAAGGAAATTCAGAATGTATGAGTCTCCTAAGGACTCGCAGATCGAGGCTTCATATAGTCCGAGAGTTACGGGCAAGAGAAATGGAGTTCGTCCTTTGAATTTGGGGTTCTCTCATTGGCCAACACAACGACATTACCACCCTGACTTTCCTCTGAGGCAGGGACTTGAACAGTTGGATGGTTCTGAGCTTGATGAATTCAGGCTGCGTGATGCATCTGGTGCAGCGCAGCATGCGCGTAATATGGCTAAACTCAAGAGAGAAAAGGCTCAGAGATTGCATTACGGAGCAGATATGGCAATTCAGAAGGCTGTTGTTGCTCTTATGACCGCTGATGCAATCAAAGCTTCTTTTGAAAACTTAAATGGCGATGGATGGAGTGACTAA